In one window of Tenacibaculum mesophilum DNA:
- a CDS encoding GNAT family N-acetyltransferase, with translation MTPCDFIIREIKPQDNAQIAKVIRDVLIELGAPKVGTAYEDKATDEMYETYQKEKAGYFVVEHNGVVVGGAGFAQLDNFEGSICEFQKMYFLPIARGKGIGRKLIGFCLNKAKKAGFKQCYLETLPYMKTATLLYRKNGFIDLEEPLGKTGHYSCNIWMLKDL, from the coding sequence ATGACACCATGTGATTTTATTATTAGAGAAATTAAACCACAAGATAATGCCCAAATAGCTAAGGTTATCAGAGATGTATTAATCGAGCTTGGAGCTCCAAAAGTAGGAACCGCTTATGAAGATAAGGCTACTGATGAAATGTATGAGACCTACCAAAAAGAAAAGGCTGGATATTTTGTTGTAGAACATAATGGTGTTGTTGTAGGAGGAGCTGGTTTTGCTCAATTAGATAATTTTGAGGGGAGTATTTGTGAGTTTCAAAAAATGTATTTCTTACCAATAGCGAGAGGAAAAGGTATTGGTAGAAAATTAATAGGTTTCTGTTTGAATAAAGCTAAAAAAGCAGGTTTTAAACAGTGTTATTTAGAAACTTTGCCATATATGAAAACTGCAACATTACTATATAGAAAAAATGGCTTTATAGATTTAGAAGAACCACTAGGAAAAACAGGCCATTATTCTTGTAATATTTGG
- a CDS encoding HAD-IA family hydrolase: MIKNIIFDFGDVFINLDKEATYKELAKLGVTEISDEMMQQYYQYEMGLISTDEFVSFFHDKFNISKEDLIRSWNAILRDFPKHRLSFLKELAASNQYRLFLLSNTNDLHISWIQKDWGEELYNEFKSCFEQFYLSHEVNFRKPNTDIFEFVLQENNLQASETFFIDDTKENTNTAQQLGIHVWNNCPKTEDVVDLLKRKEFIA, from the coding sequence ATGATTAAAAACATCATTTTTGATTTTGGTGATGTATTCATCAATTTAGACAAAGAAGCAACATATAAAGAATTAGCAAAATTAGGAGTTACTGAAATTTCTGACGAAATGATGCAACAATATTATCAGTATGAAATGGGATTGATATCCACTGATGAATTTGTGTCCTTTTTTCATGATAAATTCAATATTTCAAAAGAAGATTTAATCCGTTCGTGGAATGCTATTTTACGAGATTTTCCTAAGCATCGATTGAGTTTTTTAAAAGAATTAGCAGCTAGTAACCAGTATCGATTGTTTTTACTAAGCAACACTAACGATTTACATATTTCTTGGATTCAAAAAGATTGGGGCGAAGAGTTGTATAACGAATTTAAAAGTTGTTTTGAACAGTTTTACTTATCACACGAAGTTAATTTCAGAAAACCAAATACGGATATTTTTGAGTTTGTGTTACAAGAGAATAATCTACAAGCTTCTGAAACCTTTTTTATAGATGATACCAAAGAGAACACTAACACTGCGCAACAATTAGGGATTCATGTATGGAATAATTGTCCAAAAACAGAAGATGTGGTTGATTTATTAAAAAGAAAAGAATTTATAGCGTGA
- a CDS encoding LEA type 2 family protein has product MKKFIYFLPFLLLIISCSVKQKPIFLKVDDIKLLSVSTDTIRVGANAYFENPNDISGKIATDEIKVLIDEVEVAQVSSEEFKVPARKEFYIPLKVVIPSKRVFENNKNGILGGVLNSLINQRLKIHFKGGLKYKVLGFSHVYPIDKVENIEIKF; this is encoded by the coding sequence ATGAAGAAATTCATTTATTTTTTACCTTTTTTATTGCTAATTATTAGTTGTTCGGTAAAACAAAAACCGATTTTTTTAAAAGTTGATGATATAAAACTTTTATCCGTTTCTACAGACACGATTAGAGTTGGTGCCAATGCTTATTTTGAAAACCCTAACGATATAAGTGGTAAAATAGCTACTGATGAAATTAAAGTATTAATTGATGAAGTAGAAGTAGCACAGGTTTCTTCTGAAGAGTTTAAAGTTCCAGCTCGTAAAGAATTTTATATTCCACTAAAAGTGGTAATTCCTTCAAAACGAGTGTTTGAAAATAATAAAAACGGAATTTTAGGGGGTGTTTTAAACTCTTTAATAAACCAGCGTTTGAAAATTCATTTTAAAGGAGGTTTAAAATATAAAGTTTTAGGTTTTTCACATGTATACCCTATTGATAAAGTAGAAAATATAGAAATTAAGTTCTAG
- the ribD gene encoding bifunctional diaminohydroxyphosphoribosylaminopyrimidine deaminase/5-amino-6-(5-phosphoribosylamino)uracil reductase RibD, with amino-acid sequence MMNHEVYILRCLELAKKGIGTTRPNPSVGAVIVHNNKIIGEGFTSPYGGPHAEVNAINAVQNQELLKEATIYVTLEPCSHHGKTPPCADLIIEKGIPDIVIGCVDTNSLVAGKGIERLKKAGRNVIVGVCQKDCIEHHRRFFTVQNKKRPYIILKWAETKDGFIAPLTKDEQKPVWISNQYSQQLVHKWRSEEHAILVGTNTVIADNPSLTVRNWKGNNPIRIVIDKNLRIPSEVTVFDGNVKTIIVTEEKKEENQHVIYEQIDFSFQVAEQICEVLHKHQIQSVIIEGGAKTLQTFIDANLWDEARVFIGDVVFGEGVKHPVFSTKLSSEEKIDNDILRIYRND; translated from the coding sequence ATTATGAATCATGAAGTCTACATATTACGCTGCTTAGAATTAGCTAAAAAAGGGATAGGAACTACAAGACCAAATCCATCCGTTGGAGCTGTAATCGTGCATAATAACAAAATAATAGGAGAGGGGTTTACATCTCCTTATGGAGGTCCTCATGCAGAAGTTAATGCTATAAATGCTGTTCAAAATCAAGAGCTACTCAAAGAAGCCACCATTTATGTTACGTTAGAACCATGTTCTCATCATGGAAAAACACCTCCTTGTGCAGATTTAATAATAGAGAAAGGAATACCTGACATTGTTATAGGGTGTGTAGATACAAATAGTTTAGTAGCGGGTAAAGGTATAGAGCGACTTAAAAAAGCTGGTAGAAATGTAATTGTAGGTGTTTGTCAGAAAGATTGCATAGAGCATCACAGACGTTTTTTTACCGTTCAAAATAAAAAACGTCCTTACATTATTTTAAAATGGGCTGAAACGAAAGACGGATTCATAGCTCCTTTGACCAAAGATGAGCAAAAACCAGTATGGATTTCTAACCAATATTCTCAACAGTTAGTCCATAAATGGCGTAGTGAAGAGCATGCTATTTTAGTTGGAACGAATACGGTAATTGCAGACAATCCGTCACTGACAGTTCGTAATTGGAAAGGAAATAACCCTATAAGAATTGTTATTGATAAAAACTTACGAATTCCGTCAGAAGTAACTGTTTTTGATGGAAATGTAAAAACAATAATTGTAACAGAAGAAAAGAAAGAGGAAAATCAACATGTCATTTACGAACAAATCGATTTTTCTTTTCAAGTGGCGGAACAAATTTGTGAAGTGTTGCACAAACACCAAATACAGTCAGTTATAATTGAAGGTGGTGCTAAAACATTACAAACATTTATCGATGCAAATTTATGGGATGAAGCTAGAGTTTTTATTGGAGATGTAGTTTTTGGAGAAGGGGTGAAGCACCCAGTTTTTAGCACTAAGCTATCTTCTGAAGAAAAAATAGATAACGATATTTTAAGAATATATAGGAATGATTAA